The region ACGATTGAATAACTTATTGACAGCCCCAACCCTGTACCCTTTCCAACCTCTTTTGTTGTAAAGAACGGGTCGAAAATCTTATCCATGACTTCGTCCGGTATGCCGGCCCCTGTATCAATGAACGAAATCCTGACACTTACCGGGTGTTCCTTATCTCCGTTTTCATTATAATACAAAGTTTCAGTTGTAGCTGAAAGTGAGCCACCCCCTTTCTCTTCCATTGCATCCCTTGCATTGGTAATTAAATTTAGAAATACCTGTTCAAGCCTGTTGTGATCTCCCCATATCCTCGGCAGTGATTCGTCAATCTGGGTTAATATCTCTATGTTATGGTTTTTAAGTTGTTGTGTAACAAGGGTAAATGAATCGAGAACAACAGCATTAATATCAATCTGTTCAAATACCCCGGTTGACTGCCTTGCAAAAGTCCGCAGGTGGTCAATAATCCTCATCATTCTTGTTGTCTGGTTTTCTATAAGTTTTATGTCTTTCTTTGCAAATTCAGGTATTGCACCACCTTCCAGTAACTCCTGAGAATAACCCCTTATTACCATAAGGGGCTGATTAAGTTCATGTGCAACGCCTGCGGCCAGCTCGCCTACAGCGGCCAGTTTAGCAGATTGTGTCAATTGTGCATTTGTAGATTTTATATCATTGTATGTCTTCTGCAGGTATTCTGCCATCCTGTTAAATGACTTTGCAAGGTCGCCGATTTCATCGGTCAATTTTGTCTTTATCCTGTAAGTAAAGTCTCCTTTGGCAATAATCTGTGTGCCGGCGACTAAGTCCTTAACCGGGTCAGATATCCTCCTGCCGAGGATGACAGCTATTATGATAATGATAACGAATGTAATTACGAATATCGGGAAGAACTGACCTAATGGGATAATATCGAGAAAACTTCTGGAGATATGAGTGAGTACCATAACACTCCATTGTGTGGATGGAACCGGCTGAAATGAAACAATATAATTACGTCCACCACTGCTTGTTTTAAATCTTCTGAATCCATTTTTCCCTGCAAGGACTTCTTTCATAATATCCTTAAAAAAAAAGGACTGGTCGAGGTCGGATATATTAGGAAGACCCTTGGTTTCTCCGATGGATATAATGGTCTGGGCAAGTATCTTTCCCTCTCTTTCCAGAAGGAAGGCATGGTTTTCATGTGATATGTTACCTATTAATTTACGGCCAAAATATTCAAGGTTAAGATCAAAGTATATGATCCCCATAATTTGTCCGTTGGCATGAACCGGTGCGGCAAAAGGTATAACCCATAAGTGGGTCTCAGGGTTTATGTATGGTTCCCCCTGAAAAACTCCGCCGGGCGGCTGGGACAATGCCTGAACGAAAAACGGCATCTTGCTTTCTATTGAGGAAAGTTTATCTTCTGATGCTATCTGCTTTATTATAACCTTGGTTATGTCCATTCCTGAGACATCAATAAAAGAGCTTACACTCATTGCCTCAGGGAACAGCAATTGTAATTGTCTTAACGCCTTTATCTGTTCATATTTCCATTCATTCCGCCGTCCTCGATCTGTAAAGTAGCGGGAAAATGCAGGATTTTCTGATGTAAGCAGGAGATTTGTCTGTGCCTTCAGAAATATAGTTTCTATTGCAAATGTAACATGGGATAACTCCAGTCCGAGTGCGTGTTCTGTCTCCTCTATCATCTGGTGGCGTGATGTGGTAATATAGACGGCAGTTCCAACGATAAGAGGCAGAAGCCCCGTTATAAATAAGATTATTATAAATCTTGAGCGAATGTGTTTAAACATTTAAGTTAGATAAATAAGGATATACAGCCCCTTATTATTTAATTATTAAGGTTTAAAATTGTGTACCGGAATGTTGTGAATATTAACATATTTCAGAAAACTTTAATAGGGTAAAAATGGAAACCTTGCTTTACATTGCAGTAGGGATACTTATTGTTTGGGGAGTCTGGCTGGTAGTCAGATCATGGCTGACGTAAAAATAAGAAAGGGTTAAAGGTTTCGAGCGTTGTGTTTTTTTAAGACGTGACCGTTTATTCTATGCCCATCTCCTTTATTTCAACCATAACAGATTTGACAAGGAAATGGGCACAATACGCGGATCATATATCTGCACATTATCATCCAGTGTAACCAACAGTCCCAGCGGTGCATTATAAACCGTTTTTTCCAAAAAAGCCCTTAGTCCTTTAGTGTCATCATGAGGATCAATCCGGCGTCTGTATTTTACCTCTACGGGTATCCTTTTCGTCCCCACGGTTAATACAAAATCAACCTCTGGTTCACTTCCCCGTTCTGGGAAATGCGATACATCCAGATTTGGGATTAATGTAAGAAAATATCCCAGCACACTTTCAGCAATGTGTCCCGCAATGTCGGTAAGATGCGGATTTGCTGTCAGACCTTCCGTATCAAGGGGAACTATCTCCTGTAGCCATCCTGCTCTAAGGGTCTGTCATGAAATAACGTGTGCATTTAGGCGCTCAGATTTAGGTCAGGTTTGAGTGCGACCGATTGAGCAAACCCGAAGGCGTAGTTGAATCTACGCTGAGGGGTTGCGATTGAGGAGCACACAAAAATGGCCGGAAGATGAGATGCATAAATGTATAGGTTATTTTATGACAGACCCTTACTCCATAGTAAGGAGTATAAGAATATTTGTCAATCTGCTACGGCAATACTCTCCGTTTTAAATCCCTCCCGTCAAGATAGGTGGGATATATGAGTATCTCTTGACCCCTTGAATCCTGCTATTATAGATACTGCTGCAATAAAGATGCATAAGTACGCGAATATGTCTCCATACAATGTGTAAAAGGTCTTTCTTGTTGACGGGGTTATCTTTTGTGTGATCTGGCTTTTTACAAAGATGGGGGTAGTATTGAGGATTTCACCTGCAGGGCTTATAAAGCCTGATATGCCGGTATTGGCGGCCCTTGCGAAGTAGACCCTGTTTTCTACGGCCCTGAATACCACCATAGAGAAGTGTTGATATGGGGCGCTTGTTTTTCCGAACCATGCATCGTTTGTTATCGTTGTCATGAATTCAGCGCCATTAAGTACAAATTTCCTGACAAGGTCAGGGAATATTACCTCAAAACATATTACAGTACCAAGCCTTATATTATTATTCTGGAGTACAGTAAAGTCTTTACCCGGCATGAAATCACCTATGCCTACGACCATCTTCTCAAGAAAAAATAATATCTTTGAGAGCGGGACATATTCTCCAAAAGGGACGAGGTGCATCTTGTCATATCTTGACATATCCCTTCCGTCCGGAGATATGAGGTAGGCGCTGTTGAAAAGTTTAATGTTATACTCATCAATATATTTATAGGAAGGGCTGCCAAAAAGAAGGGATATATTGTTTCGCTTGGCGAGGTCATAAATTTCCTGCTGGTAGACCGACCGTTCCTGAAAAAAGAACGGTGCAGCGGTCTCAGGCCATATCACAATAGCCGGATTCTGCTTAGCTGAATCTTCAGTAAGTTGTTCATATATATCAATTGTCTTACGTTGAAAGTTTCTGTCCCATTTCAGATGCTGGGGTATGTCGCCCTGAATTACCGCTACCTTTATATTATTATCAGGATTATAGTAAGTCTGCTTAAGCTTATAATTCCCATAGAGAAGGCTCAGTATGAACAGGAAGGCGGCAGAAAATATTGATAAAGAGGACATTACAGTCATTCGGTAGGACTTCCCCTTATTTTTTAATAAGGAAAATAATTCAAAAATGGCTGCATTGCAAATGATAATCAGGAAGGATATTCCATAAAGGCTTGTTATATCTGCTATCTGGATAATGTGGAGGAATTTGTATTGTGAGTAACCAAGTGATGCCCACGGGAAGCCGGTAAGAAGGTGTGCCCTGATATATTCAAAAGACACCCATACCGGTGCGGCCAATAAAGGAAAAGGTAAAGTAGTCTTTTTGGTAAGGTATGAAGCAGTCAGCCCGAAGAATCCTGTATAAAGTCCAACATAAGCTGATAGGAGTATGAGTACAAGTAAACTAATCCAGTATGGCAGCCCGCCATAATTACTCATCGTCCCTGTCAACCAGTTTAAAGTAAATATGGAAAACAATGTCCCGGAGAACCATGACCATAGAAATGCAATCTTAGGGGAGCTTCCTTTAATTACGAAAAGAAGCGGGATGATTCCAATCCATGCAAGGATTTCAATATCATACATGGGGAATGAAAGGCTTAATAGCAATGCAGAGAGGGCAGAAAGTATGATATTTATGATGACAGAATTTTTCACAAGATTGCATTTTAACACTAATTAATGTAAGCTACCAGTTTTAATTTTGTTGACGCAGGCAATGAGGCCGCCTCACCCGGCCAACCTCCCTGCATTGAAATAACGGGAGGTGAGATTGCTATGTTTTAATTCCCTCCCCCTTGACGGGGGAGGGTCAGGGTGGGGGTGAGCTATGGAAATTTTAGTATGAAAAAGAAGATTACTGACATATTAAATAAGGCGATTGAGAAGGCGATTGTCTCCGGTAAATTAAACATAAAGACCCCTCCATCTATAGTGTTAGAGATACCAAAGGATGAGACAATGGGGGACTATGCTACTACCGTTGCCATGAGTCTTGCCCGCGTGGAGAAAACTTCCCCCCGGTCTATTGCAGAGGCTATTTTAAATAACATAGAAGATACTTATGGAATGATTGAAAAGGTTGAGATAGCAGGGCCGGGCTATATAAATTTATTTCTGAAAAAAGAATGTTGGCTCGATGCACTTAAAGATGCATTACAAAAGGATGAACAATACGGGCGGTCCGGTATTGGAAACGGGCAATATGTGCAGGTAGAGTTTGTAAGTGCAAATCCAACAGGGCCTCTTCATATAGGTCACGGCAGGGGTGCGGCATTCGGTGACTCGCTTGCTAATCTCCTAAGTGCAGCGGGTTATAATGTTCAAAAAGAATATTACATAAATGACATAGGTAAGCAGATGGAGACGCTGGGGCGTTCTACCTATATCAGATATAAGCAGATATTTGATCCTGAACTGCCGTTTATGGAGAATGGTTATAATGGAGATTATATAAAAGATATTGCAGGAGAGATAAAAACATCTTCCGAAGATAAATTCATAAAACTTCCTGAGACAGAGGCAATCCCCTTTTTTGTTAAATATTCACAGGATACTATTCTGAAAGGCATTATAAAGGACCTTGAAGATTTCGGTGTCCTGTTTGACGACTACTTTTCTGAACGGACACTTTATGACCAAGGGGATGTGGAGAACATCTTAGATATCCTTAAAAAACAGGGACATTTATATGAGCATGAGGGTGCACTCTTTCTTAATACTACCCAATTCGGAGACGATAAGGACAGGGTTGTTGTAAGGTCAAATGGTCAGAAGACATATTTTGCATCTGATATTGCATATCATCTGAATAAATTTAAGAGGGGATTTAATTTCATAGTGGACATCTGGGGGGCTGACCATCATGGTTATGAACCGAGGATGAAGGCCGGCGTAAATTGTATAGGTTATCCGCCCGATAATTTAAAAATAATACTCGTACAGCTTGTCTCTCTGCTCCGTGAAGGAAAGCCAGTGTCTATGTCTACACGTTCCGGAGAATTTGTGACATTGAGGGAAGTTTTAGATGAGGTGGGCAGGGATGCGGCAAGGTTTATGTTCCTTACAAGGAGGTCCGACAGCCATCTTGATTTTGACCTTGAGCTGGTAAAGAAGGAGTCATCAGAGAATCCGGTCTATTATGTTGAGTACGCCCATGCAAGGATAGCGAGCATATTAAGACAGGCAGAGACACGGGGTTTACCTTTTCCTTCATTAGAGAGTTCGGATTTATCACTTCTTATACTTCCTGAAGAAATAGGGATGATAAAACTTATTGCCGGCTATCCGGAATTAATAGAGGCAAGTGCACTTTCACTGGAACCTCATCGCCTTACCTTTTATCTTCAGGACATGGCAACAGCATTGCATAACTATTATTATCACCATCGCGTGATAACAGATGATATAGAACTTACAAAGGCAAGGCTGTTGCTGCTGAAATGTATTCAGCAGGTGATAAAAAATGCCTTGGCGATACTGGGGATTAAGGCGCCGGAGCAGATGTAGGGGAGGCAGCGGAAAGAAGCAAGAAGTCAGAAGCAAGAAGCAAGAAGCAAGAAGTCAGAAGCAAGAAGTTAGAAGCAAGAAGTAAGAAGTTAGACATCCCCCTTTAGAAAAGGGGGAAGCGGATGGGAAAACCCACCCTCACCCGGACCCTCTCCCTGAGGGAGAGGGTGCTAAGTATATTCCCTCCCCTTCAAGGGGAGGGATAGGGTGGGGATGGGGTCTTTTTGGAATTATGAAATTTAGTGTTATTAAACAAGATGGCAATACTCAGGCACGTACAGGGAAACTCATAACGCCGCATGGGGGAGTGGATACACCGACGTTTATGCCTGTCGGTACTTATGGGGCTGTGAGGAGTGTTACGCCGGAGGAGGTTAAGGAAAGCGGGGCACAGGTGATACTCGGGAACACGTTTCATCTATATCTCAGGCCGGGAACTAAGGTTATAGAAAAGATGGGCGGATTGCACGGGTTTACAGGATGGGGCGGTACAATTCTTACGGACAGCGGAGGGTATCAGGTATTCAGTCTTGCAAAATTGAGGAAGATTACACCGGATGGTGTTATGTTCCAATCCCCGATAGATGGTTCAGAGCATTTTTTCACACCTGAGACAGTTATGGAGATACAGAAAACAATAGGCTCGGATATTATAATAG is a window of Nitrospirota bacterium DNA encoding:
- a CDS encoding HAMP domain-containing protein, translating into MFKHIRSRFIIILFITGLLPLIVGTAVYITTSRHQMIEETEHALGLELSHVTFAIETIFLKAQTNLLLTSENPAFSRYFTDRGRRNEWKYEQIKALRQLQLLFPEAMSVSSFIDVSGMDITKVIIKQIASEDKLSSIESKMPFFVQALSQPPGGVFQGEPYINPETHLWVIPFAAPVHANGQIMGIIYFDLNLEYFGRKLIGNISHENHAFLLEREGKILAQTIISIGETKGLPNISDLDQSFFFKDIMKEVLAGKNGFRRFKTSSGGRNYIVSFQPVPSTQWSVMVLTHISRSFLDIIPLGQFFPIFVITFVIIIIIAVILGRRISDPVKDLVAGTQIIAKGDFTYRIKTKLTDEIGDLAKSFNRMAEYLQKTYNDIKSTNAQLTQSAKLAAVGELAAGVAHELNQPLMVIRGYSQELLEGGAIPEFAKKDIKLIENQTTRMMRIIDHLRTFARQSTGVFEQIDINAVVLDSFTLVTQQLKNHNIEILTQIDESLPRIWGDHNRLEQVFLNLITNARDAMEEKGGGSLSATTETLYYNENGDKEHPVSVRISFIDTGAGIPDEVMDKIFDPFFTTKEVGKGTGLGLSISYSIVKEHGGTINVESKTGIGTKFIIDIPVERRKTPRAKEKNTAVHTTTTG
- the lnt gene encoding apolipoprotein N-acyltransferase, whose product is MKNSVIINIILSALSALLLSLSFPMYDIEILAWIGIIPLLFVIKGSSPKIAFLWSWFSGTLFSIFTLNWLTGTMSNYGGLPYWISLLVLILLSAYVGLYTGFFGLTASYLTKKTTLPFPLLAAPVWVSFEYIRAHLLTGFPWASLGYSQYKFLHIIQIADITSLYGISFLIIICNAAIFELFSLLKNKGKSYRMTVMSSLSIFSAAFLFILSLLYGNYKLKQTYYNPDNNIKVAVIQGDIPQHLKWDRNFQRKTIDIYEQLTEDSAKQNPAIVIWPETAAPFFFQERSVYQQEIYDLAKRNNISLLFGSPSYKYIDEYNIKLFNSAYLISPDGRDMSRYDKMHLVPFGEYVPLSKILFFLEKMVVGIGDFMPGKDFTVLQNNNIRLGTVICFEVIFPDLVRKFVLNGAEFMTTITNDAWFGKTSAPYQHFSMVVFRAVENRVYFARAANTGISGFISPAGEILNTTPIFVKSQITQKITPSTRKTFYTLYGDIFAYLCIFIAAVSIIAGFKGSRDTHISHLS
- a CDS encoding arginine--tRNA ligase — its product is MKKKITDILNKAIEKAIVSGKLNIKTPPSIVLEIPKDETMGDYATTVAMSLARVEKTSPRSIAEAILNNIEDTYGMIEKVEIAGPGYINLFLKKECWLDALKDALQKDEQYGRSGIGNGQYVQVEFVSANPTGPLHIGHGRGAAFGDSLANLLSAAGYNVQKEYYINDIGKQMETLGRSTYIRYKQIFDPELPFMENGYNGDYIKDIAGEIKTSSEDKFIKLPETEAIPFFVKYSQDTILKGIIKDLEDFGVLFDDYFSERTLYDQGDVENILDILKKQGHLYEHEGALFLNTTQFGDDKDRVVVRSNGQKTYFASDIAYHLNKFKRGFNFIVDIWGADHHGYEPRMKAGVNCIGYPPDNLKIILVQLVSLLREGKPVSMSTRSGEFVTLREVLDEVGRDAARFMFLTRRSDSHLDFDLELVKKESSENPVYYVEYAHARIASILRQAETRGLPFPSLESSDLSLLILPEEIGMIKLIAGYPELIEASALSLEPHRLTFYLQDMATALHNYYYHHRVITDDIELTKARLLLLKCIQQVIKNALAILGIKAPEQM